CGTGAGACCCACAGGTCGGACAGGTCATCTCGATGGTCATGCGCTGGTCTCCCCGGTTATTGTGGTGGTGTAGCCTAATGTTCCTCTGTCCCGTGCATTAATGCACTACCGGAAATTTTCCGTCATTTACTCAAGCAATAAGGGCGATCGCCCTCTAAAACTCTAGTAGCCTCCAAAAAAAATGCCCTGAGCTATTCTAAAATCACTCAGGGTGAACCCAATGTGCAACTCTGGGACTAACAGCAGATATAGCTGTTGCCAGCTAGCTTAGGACATGGACATTTTGGTGGGGCGGCTTCGCCGCCCCACCAAAATGTCCTAACCGATATGGCTAGCACTATAACAACCATCAATGCCTTAACTACAGCAACCCTGCATTCCCCAAACCGAGGATCATCCCTGCACCGAGGAGGTGTCCAAAGCTAGCCGTCGCCAATAGTTCAGGAATCCCAAATCCGGTGAAGATCGCGGGCAGTTCGACGGGAAGCTTTGGCCCGACACCGCGTTGCTGAATCGCATAGTAGCCAATCACAATCGCAAAGACATTGCAGGTGATCATGATTGCGGCGACACTGGGAGACCACGCTGGCGTGGAGGGAACGGCGGCAAGAAGTAGAGAATTCATTAAAGCTTGCGCTCCTTATACTGTGATTCAACCATCCTTCAGATCAACAGAGGACAAGGCTAAACGAATGCCCGAAACTGCCCGCTAGTTGACGCTTGAAGAAT
The DNA window shown above is from Synechococcales cyanobacterium T60_A2020_003 and carries:
- the psaK gene encoding photosystem I reaction center subunit PsaK, coding for MNSLLLAAVPSTPAWSPSVAAIMITCNVFAIVIGYYAIQQRGVGPKLPVELPAIFTGFGIPELLATASFGHLLGAGMILGLGNAGLL